In a genomic window of uncultured Sphaerochaeta sp.:
- a CDS encoding MBL fold metallo-hydrolase, protein MLTYAVLGSGSSGNSYVFSDGVSSILIDQGYSVVELCRRLERFGVEYSTLKAVCVTHLHPDHAKGVGTLARKKGVDVYLNKHACEGEVVQFAKLGIPDQLVNPITPFELIEVGPFTLFCFPTSHDSCGSVGWHVRYQDEQYMVLTDTGITTEEQRSLAKSATVLFLEANYDPEMLATGPYPVYLKRRIDGQYGHLSNHQALSFLQESGFCGNHVYFIHMSDVNNDPALLEKAAHKMVNTPFTVCRKNQWYGPEREAK, encoded by the coding sequence ATGCTCACCTATGCAGTTCTCGGTAGCGGCTCGAGCGGAAACAGCTATGTGTTCAGCGATGGGGTTTCTTCCATCCTGATCGACCAAGGATACAGTGTAGTGGAGTTGTGCAGGCGTCTTGAGCGGTTCGGAGTCGAATACTCCACCCTGAAGGCTGTTTGCGTGACCCATTTGCACCCTGATCATGCAAAGGGAGTGGGAACGCTTGCCCGCAAGAAGGGTGTGGATGTCTATCTGAACAAACATGCATGTGAAGGTGAGGTGGTCCAGTTTGCAAAACTCGGCATCCCCGATCAGTTGGTCAATCCCATCACGCCGTTTGAGCTGATTGAGGTTGGCCCCTTCACCTTGTTCTGTTTTCCCACCAGCCATGACAGCTGTGGGTCGGTAGGCTGGCATGTACGCTATCAGGACGAGCAGTACATGGTGCTCACCGATACCGGCATCACCACTGAAGAGCAAAGAAGCCTCGCCAAGAGTGCAACGGTACTCTTCCTTGAGGCTAACTACGATCCGGAGATGCTCGCCACCGGCCCCTATCCGGTGTATCTGAAGCGGCGAATCGACGGCCAGTACGGCCATCTTTCCAACCACCAGGCCCTCTCCTTTTTGCAGGAGAGTGGATTTTGTGGCAATCATGTCTATTTCATCCATATGTCGGATGTCAATAATGATCCCGCCCTCTTGGAGAAGGCTGCACACAAGATGGTGAACACCCCATTCACCGTGTGCCGAAAGAACCAATGGTATGGTCCAGAACGGGAGGCGAAATGA
- a CDS encoding AMP-binding protein, producing the protein MSKAKSKKQKKAVVWSYKKIKGLKRDDGLKMKAVTEYTMESVVECTVSRNAKRIALRTYAEPESAVTYAQLKSMKDAISVFLLEQGFVRGDRIAVMGESCPTWLIAYFGITSIGCVAVPILPDFSSKEACQILEHSMAKGIVVNAKHFDKVKPFIKNQPSFLVRMEDLFHIPEPISAQLEDRAQFSAAPGRDITRRKMDAKAQQLRQASLAREDDLASLIYTSGTTGNSKGVMLTHKNLVWNADVSTDVYVNLKPSDKVLSILPISHVYEFTTGQILELMRGCEIVYLGKAPAPSVLLPALKEVKPRIVMTVPLLMEKVYRSSVLPVLRDNENIAKWLRFSVTRKFISRIIGRKLKGTFGGRLKFFGIGGAPLDREVEQFLADAKFPYAIGYGLTETAPLIAGGLPKKHFVGKIGKLVEHVEVKLEDPDPQTGVGEILVKGPNVMQGYYGNDKLNKASFTSDGYFRTGDLGHLDKHGRLSIKGRTKTMILGSGGENIYPELIEAVINNQSFVTESLVIPEKGGLIALVKIDIELFAQKMALNVNDAKVEALKYVAKIREDVNKELSAFSRLSAAELQEEPFQRTPTQKIKRFLYSRLKDDGPKEQEPS; encoded by the coding sequence ATGAGCAAAGCGAAATCTAAGAAACAAAAGAAGGCCGTAGTGTGGTCTTACAAGAAAATCAAGGGACTGAAGCGTGATGATGGTCTGAAAATGAAGGCCGTCACTGAGTACACGATGGAGTCGGTGGTGGAATGCACCGTCAGCAGAAACGCAAAGCGCATAGCGCTGCGTACCTATGCTGAGCCGGAAAGCGCTGTCACCTATGCCCAGCTGAAGAGCATGAAGGATGCCATCTCGGTTTTCCTGCTTGAACAGGGGTTTGTCCGTGGCGATCGCATCGCAGTGATGGGGGAGAGCTGTCCCACCTGGCTGATCGCCTACTTCGGCATCACCAGCATCGGCTGTGTTGCGGTTCCCATCCTGCCCGATTTTTCTTCCAAGGAAGCTTGCCAGATTCTCGAGCACTCAATGGCGAAGGGTATTGTGGTCAATGCCAAGCATTTTGACAAAGTGAAACCCTTCATCAAGAATCAGCCATCCTTCCTTGTGCGCATGGAAGACCTCTTCCACATCCCTGAGCCGATCAGCGCCCAGCTGGAGGACCGTGCACAGTTCAGTGCAGCCCCCGGCCGCGACATAACCCGGCGCAAGATGGATGCCAAGGCGCAACAGTTGCGTCAGGCCTCCCTGGCCCGTGAGGATGACCTTGCATCGCTCATCTATACCAGCGGTACCACCGGCAACAGCAAGGGCGTCATGTTGACGCACAAGAACCTGGTATGGAATGCGGACGTCTCCACTGATGTCTATGTCAACCTGAAGCCCTCTGACAAGGTGCTTTCCATCCTTCCCATCAGCCATGTCTATGAGTTCACCACCGGTCAGATCCTTGAACTGATGCGTGGTTGTGAGATTGTGTACCTGGGCAAGGCTCCGGCCCCCTCCGTATTGCTGCCAGCCCTCAAGGAAGTCAAGCCGAGGATAGTCATGACCGTTCCCCTGCTGATGGAGAAGGTCTACCGCTCATCGGTGTTGCCGGTACTGCGTGACAACGAGAATATCGCAAAATGGCTGCGCTTCTCGGTGACCCGCAAGTTCATCTCCCGCATCATCGGCCGCAAGCTCAAAGGGACCTTCGGCGGAAGACTCAAGTTCTTCGGCATCGGTGGGGCCCCGCTCGACCGTGAGGTCGAGCAGTTCCTCGCGGATGCGAAATTCCCGTATGCAATCGGCTACGGCCTCACCGAGACCGCTCCCCTGATCGCCGGAGGACTCCCCAAGAAACATTTTGTGGGAAAAATCGGCAAGCTGGTTGAGCATGTGGAGGTGAAGCTTGAGGATCCCGATCCGCAGACCGGGGTGGGGGAGATTCTCGTGAAGGGCCCGAACGTCATGCAGGGCTACTATGGCAATGATAAGCTCAACAAGGCCAGCTTCACCAGCGACGGATATTTCCGAACCGGTGACCTTGGCCATCTGGACAAGCATGGGCGCCTCTCCATCAAGGGACGGACAAAGACCATGATCCTGGGAAGCGGGGGAGAGAACATCTACCCTGAGCTGATCGAAGCGGTCATCAACAACCAGAGTTTCGTTACCGAATCTTTGGTGATCCCCGAGAAGGGCGGCCTGATTGCCCTGGTCAAGATTGACATTGAGCTCTTTGCCCAAAAGATGGCACTGAATGTCAACGATGCAAAGGTTGAGGCCCTCAAGTATGTGGCTAAGATCCGGGAAGATGTGAACAAGGAGCTTTCGGCATTCAGCAGGCTCAGTGCGGCTGAGCTGCAGGAAGAGCCGTTCCAGCGCACTCCCACACAGAAGATCAAGCGATTCCTCTACTCACGGCTCAAGGATGACGGGCCGAAGGAGCAAGAACCGTCTTGA